The stretch of DNA AACATCTACTTGTATCCTACACCTTTTAATTTATAGATAGATCAATAGATGTTCATGTGTGCTATTCTTTAGAGATTCAATCTCTTCCTCCATGACAACCTACCAATGCTTACCTTCTACACCTTTTGTAGCCTCCCTAGTTTTAAGAATAAGTACAAGAAAATTCACCACTTGATGAATTTCTTTAAGATACAATTTACAAACGAAAGACAAGAGTTTCAAACTCTTAAGATAGTCAAGTATTCTCACAAATCTTGTTTGGATTCAATATTCAAGTGCAAAATTGTACAAGGAAGGAATTCTATTTATATAGTTGAGTTTGGATACTCCATACAAatggagataaaataaaaacaaagcaTTGACGTGGTGTCACAAGTTCTTCAACGTTTATCCTCAATAGAGGTATGTGGAGTAGTTACATTTTTCATATGTGCTTGAGTGAGTGACATTTGGAGGTAGTTAATCGTATCCGTATGTTTAAGTGATTAAGTGCTTAATAAAGATTTATCTACTCTAATGCACATGTCTCTCTCCTCTTTTATTTTGAACTTctactcttttcttttctataagCTTCTAGATTAGTTTAGAGTCTTTTATAATgttctaaattttaacaatttttttttgtttgttttctaaTTAAGATCTTTTAAAAGTCCCTTGAActtctctttattcttctaACCCGGTGAAGATGATATTCCATAAGCTTTTAGAAccttattattataaaaatataaataataatatttcttttgtatttttttttatagttaatatTGTAGTAGAGACAGAAtagtagtaattttttttaagttttattattaatatttattttatatttatctttgaGTTGCATTACAAACATGATATATCACATTTGTATGgcgaaaaattataaattgttatgATAGAATATcaaaaaaactaagaaaagtataaaatattttcagaaTAATTAAAAGTAGCATAGAGATGGAAtgagaataaattattttatgatccAAATATAAAGTATAATGATATTTCGATAACtacaaattaaacaatttattaaagacaaaatacaaaatttgtaagaattagaaatatattttagccaaaatatgataaaaaaaaaaatcatagttgGCAGGCAcctttttcttcctttgcttTAGAAATttgatcttaaaaaaaataacaagttGGACAAAATGATGATAAACAAAGATTGATAAAACCTGTTAAATCAATTAACAATGTGTAATCATTTATGCCAAAGCATAAGCATTATCCTGATACAAAGCtaggatatataatacattattcAGCCAACTTCAGGTGTCCCTTCCAAATCGCAAGGGATATGcaatgataaaataaagtcaaataattcaaattatacTATTCTTTCGTATATAATGATAAAGatgttaacaaaataaatgttgTTAGAACGTTAAATATATATGGATTTTGTTGAGAAGagcaatataataataattgtaaatgTTATTTCAAAAGCCTTAAATAATATAACTAGATTTTCATGTGTCGAATGacttcttataatttttatccaatctaacttaacaacacattatgcaaacaatttgagattttagaaataaaactgtaGTTTGTGtaaagtttcaaaaattttgtatttatattcaaattgaagatgattgaatcaagaaccaaatgcaacaagaaccaacttaattgaataactatagataaagttatgcaccaaacaagcaacaaaggtcaatatTGTCAACAACTAAACTACAAGGAcattgcgataaaaactgcacTCACTACAAAGCTTCGATTCAAGATCCtaccggtcaaagtcaaaaactatatgtgttaaggatcaaatattaaaatttcagctcgacccaacggttaacgaagtaggaaccttcatttcacgaaaagtgtgcagtgtaggaAAATGGATAGTGCCACACCATATGCTTCTTGGTTGTGAGATTTTTACTTGTTTCACTACACAATTTGGTATCATGCACTTTTATCTTCTCAAACTCATTTTAAAGTGGTTTATAGATGATATCAAATTGAACAATTGCAACAATTAATATCTCTCATTCCAATTGCATTCTAAACTACCTAAAATTCTCTAACTCATAGATACCCAAACATGAAATTCATCCCAATgcaatcatcaataaaacatACTCAGCATATCCCACAACGAAAATAAGTACACtctatttcaaagaaaaagaaggagttCTAGCTTCTCTTACCTCGAAAGATGCTAACCCAACAACAGCCCTAAAAGAAGAACACCACGACTCCAGTAACGAACTATAAAGCTGGAAGATACAAACACAAAGGCAAAATGAGGTTCTACATAACTCATGCTATAAACTAAAGCACCTGAACTGGAAAAGGAACAAACTAAAGTTCGAACTCAACTTACTTGGAGGAAAAATGAGCTTAGCTAGCTCGAAGAAGGAAGAACTTATGTCCTAGCAGAACTTTCTGTTTCAACACTGCGAGGGGGAAAGGgaattgtttttggaaaatggaACAAAATGAAAAGGTATGTGGTTGAAAGAAATCTTAAGATACTAAATGAGTTGACCTTAGACCCAACTAAAAGGTCAAGCCCTAATCGTTTaggataaaaagaaaagggatcttacaaataaattcaatacaaataaatttatatataagtacaaataaattttgtaattatatatgGATAAAtctaaattagaaaattttcaacttttatatatatatatatatatatatatatatatatatatatatatatatatatatatatataggcttaattactattttagtcCTCGAATTTGTTCTTAAGTCTCAAAAAGGTCCTCTAAAGATCTGGagtatcaatttagtcctttaatatttaaaagtgaCTCGATTTGGTCCTTTCCGTTTAAATTGAACAAACGCCGTTCACACAGTACTCACGTGGCATAATTGAACTGCTACGtgtcaaagtttttaaaacggGGGTGCAATTGATGTGGCATGAGTTTTAATGAAACCCTAAATTGAGTAGGAAACCCTAAATTGAGAAGGTTTTCTTCCTCCTTCCCCTTTTTTTCGTTGCTGGTGTGAAATCCTACAGGTGGCGATTTTTGTTGCTGGTGTGAAATCCTGCAGGTGGCGATTTTGTTGTGGTTTGAAGCATGTCACAAGTGAACTCTTGTTGTTCTTGCACGTGTTTGGGTAATGGAAATCGTGGTTTGTCCTCTGCTGGTGGTGGATGGAAAGGGTTGGGTGTAACTCCAATTTGTCGGTGTGGAGATGTTGCTGTGATTAGAACTGCTAGAACAACTAGGAATGCTGGGAAGAAATTTTGGGGATGCCCAAATTTCAAGGTTAGTTGGTTAAGTGTTGTTGcagatttgttttttaaaattattgattgtaATTATTGTTGATTGGTTTTTGTCTTCTCTTTACGAACAGAGAGGAAATCAAGAATCTGTTGGGTGTAATTATTTCAAGTGGAGTGGAGAAGATGATATTGACCAAAGAGATGGTGTTATCTTGAGCCAGAATAGGGAGATTTGTAGTTTAGAAAAGAGTATTAAGTTGTATGAGAAATGGGTGAAATGTTTAATAGGAgttgttggtgttgttgttgtcCTTAATATAATCTTAGTTTCAGTGCTGTTGAAAAGTCCCTAAATTGTTGTGAAGGTTGTATTTGGTATGTTGTGCAATTATGTAGCTTGTTTTGGTGTGATATATAAAGTTTCAAATCACAGTGTGTTCTGTATTGGTGAATTTGTTATCTGTGAAAATCTGTTAATATTAAAAGGCTTATACAATTGAAAGAAAAGGGCCACATGAAATGCAAGATATGTGTGTTAATATGCGTGAAAcactaaaacaatgaaatggGCCACATGAAGTGCAAAATATATTCTGAAAGGGGCCACATGAAGTCCAAAATATATTCCTTTGTCTAATTAAATTCAATTGGTTTTGAACAAAGCCTGCAATGTTAACCCACATATGGGTCCACTTGAAGTGGTACATccaaaaataattccaaaataaCATCAAGTGTTACATCCAAAACTAAATCCAAAGTGGATACATACcacaaaatacattaaatacaGCAAATACAACATCCAAAATACATCAAGTACTTCACGGTTTCCAAACTTGCCCCCTCCTATGTGGAAGTTTCTGCCTCATGCTGGGTCTGCCACGTGATGGGGGACGTTGTGGTGCATTTGCTGTTGCAGTGGGATGTGTTGGAAGTGGTGGAATGGCTGTTGCAGCTGGTGGAATGGTTGTTGGAGGTGCTGGAATGGCTGTTGCAGGTGCTGGAATGGCCGTTGCAGGTGCTGGAGTGGTTGTTGTAGGTGCTGAAATTGGTTGATTTGAAGTTGAAGCTTGAGTCAAATTGACACTTGGTGGCAGATTATCACCTACATTAGAACTTGACGGTTGGGTTGTATTAGGTGATGGTTCTGGAGATGGGGGAGCATGTGGGCATGTGCTTCTATTGTGTCCTACTTGTTTACAGATGGCACACTTCTTCCTTTTCCCTGCTCTTCTAACTTGGGTTTCATCTTTATTAAGGTCAGAAGCTAGAagtctccttttcttttttggtcTTCCAGGTAAGGTACGCTTTACAGGAGGCAAGACATCGGGGAATGGAGTAATCTCCCACACATTTTGGCCGTTCACAGGATATATTATTGAGTTATAAATTTCTTCATATGATGACTTGGTAAACCAATGTGCTATAAATTGTTCTGCATTCAGATTCAAGAAGGTTATTGCAGTTAGCAAGTGGCAACACGGAATGCCAGTAATACTCCATTTTCTGCAACTGCATTCCATGCTGTCCACATTAACAACATACTTGTCACCCAAAGTAGAAACATGTCTGACCTCAAAAATCTTGTCCGCTGACCAACTACATGCAAAAAAAAAGTGACGTACATCATGAAGCAGTCCAATCACAAAATTCACAATAAAGTAGACAGAGATCAGTACCTTGGAACCCAATATTTTGTTAACTGCATCTCCTTGTTCAGTCTATCTCGAATTTTAGGGCATATTGAACCTTGAAAATAACTTACTTTCAATCTATTACTTGCCCATCTATTTATCATGTACAACCGTATTTCTTCAAGCATGGTAACTATTGGCTTACTCCTAGATACTATAGCAACTAGTTTTCACTGCAGTAATGCATTAATTCCAACTTTGCCATGCTATGTACTTTTCCTAATAACCTTTATCAGTGTGCACCAAATGAAAATGTGCAGAAAGTTAACAGAAATCCAAATACTTGCCTTGGAGGAATAGCTATTAAATGTTTGAAGGCATCCTCATTAACTTCTTTGATCTCCAACATAACCTTTTCCCATGCTTGTGGATGTGTGCAGTAAGCAGCCCTCCACATTAAACGTTTCAAAATCTTCCCTGGAAATTTCTTCCTAAAGTTCTCGTACAAGTGGCGCATACAGAACCTTTGGTCAACTCCAGGAATGAGCTCATTTAGAGCTGGCAGCAGACCCTAacaaaataacaacaattaaatgaaatcaGAACTGCAATGAACCAATTAAAACCAATTAAatgactgaaaaataatttattacctTTTGCTGGTCTGATACAAAGGTACATGAGGCACAACATTCAACTCCACCAAGATCATCAATTAAAAGGTCTAAGAACCAAGACCATGTGTCCTTATTTTCAACCTCCACAACTGCGTATGCTATAGGCAACTTTTGATCATTGGCATCTCTTGCCACAGCTGTCAACAACTCACCACCATACTTACCCTTTAAAAAACATCCATCCAATCCTATTATAGACCTACATGATACAAAGCTGTCCTTGCATGCTTTAAAACAAACGTATAATCTCTGAAATATTTTTGAACCATCATGGTCTTCAACCTTTACTTTAATTGTTGAACCCGGATTTGATCTACGCAACTCATGAGCATAATCATATATACGTTTGTATTGCTCTATAAAGGAACCATCAATCTTGTTTGCAGCCATGGATCTTGCTCGAAAAGACATAGCACGAGATATAGACACGTTCCACTTCCTTAACCCCTTTTCTCGAATATGCATGGCCTTCACAGTAGGATTCTCTCTAACTGTCTTTTCTATTCTCCCACTTAACCACTTTGCATTGATTAGACGATTGTTAAACTCCCTAGAACAAGTATGTTTGTCCACAATTTTTCTCAACTGCCAGGTTTTAAGTATTGGTACATAAGCACAATAAGCAATCCATACACACTTTCCTCTTGCACCCAAACATACCACCCTTACTCTTTTTTTGTCATTcttctcaaatttcaaatttctccCGCTTTGCAACCCATAAGTTCTTATGGCTTCTATAAATTCTTCCTTCTTAACGAAATATGTCCCAACTTGCCATTCATATTCAGCCATATTTTTCGGCATACAAAAAGTGGGAAAACTTCCACATGTATCTTCATCACCACTGCTGGAATCACTGCCTTCATTACTTACCAACTCATCTGATTCCCATTCATTATCAGACAACCCTCTAGCATGTTTCTTCATTTCATTACTTTTTTGAttgtgattaatttttttccttgacCTAGTGGAAGTCCAATGTGATCCACCAACACCTGGGTCACAATCTATATCCACATCAATTAAACCATCAGGACATGTACTTCAGCCTCACCCTCAACATGGACCTCTCCCTCAACCTCACCACTTTCAGGTTGGACTTGTTCTGCACCATCACACTGCACATCAACCTCAACCTCACCAAATTCAGGTTCGACTTGGTCTGGTACAATTTCAGGCACACTGGCATTCTCCCCAGCTGAAAAATATTCTAGCATCTGTACTACCTCTGGTTCACAAACTGAATGAATTACAAACATATGAACTGAACCATGTCGTTTCGCGATGCTCACCATATGGAGTGCACCAACGTCATCAATGAAATGTTGTAACCTTTCCTCCAACACTGCACAACCTCTAACAGAATAGCACAAATCTTTGACATTAATATAACCCATCTCTCGCAGTATTGATAACACCTCAAAGTAGGACCATCTATCTTCATCACACGACAAAACACTAAGTTGGCCattaacatatttaactccACCCTCGTTCACGAAGTGCCCTCCATGGTGGATAACCACTTCAAACTTCTCGTCATCCATCAAAGCTGTGAAATGTCCATATACCCAAAACCACATATTTTTATTACCAAACAAACCATCGACAAACCGACAAACCGAGAGAAAATCAAACCCCATTTCGAAGGGGGACCACAAACTACAAAAAACTAAACCCCGTTTCGAAGGGGACCACAAATTACAGAAAAAGGAACCACAATGGTGGGACAATACAACCATCAAAATCAGAAAACCATGCTACTCAGTAAACCAAACTCAAAAACGATATACGAGAATCAAACTCAAAAACAAACCCAAATCCCCCAAAATCATATTCAACGCAAATAACAAAAAACCCTAAAATTGATTTCGAAAAAATTGGAAGCTCACCTGGATTGTTGAATGTCGTCGATCACAATGTCCAAATTTCATCTGATGCAGTGCCAATCACAACGAAAATCGAACCCTAGCTTAGCGTTTCCACGATGATCTTCGAACACTTCTCTCCTTGCACACTACAATTGATTGATACGGGCCACGTCACTAAAACTCATACACAGTCATTAAGCCTTGTCACTGTTCTATTACGATTTTTAACGGCGTTAATTTtggggaccaaattgattcACTTATGAcaattagaggactaaattgagactccGAATATTTAAAGGACCTTTTTGAGACTTCAGACCAAATTCGAGGACTAAAACAGTAATTaagccatatatatatatatatatatatatatatatatatatatatatatatatatatatatatatatatatataatgttggTAAAAACCTAGACTTGCAATCATATCAATTTGGTTTTTTTGCTTTATCTGGTTCCTGGATAACACATAGATGtcaattaattcatatttttcgTTAACACCAACGCATTATAATTGATATCTTTCATTGCATTTATGAACCATATTTAAGAGACTTATGACTATGTCtaaacaaacaaattatttgGATATCCTTCCATTCATACATCATTCGAAACATATATTTCTACAATCTGTGCATTCACACTTTCAAATTTCAAGTTCAGAACTATAATTGCTAAAATCAAGTTTTCATCCAAATTTCATCATTTCAAGAaagttatcaataattttttatgaaaataaaaatgtaatgatAGAAGAAAACAATTactgtttaaaatttaaagaaaaaaaatcataaaatgttatagaaaaactcaatatatattttcttaccCTAAATATAGTTggacatatattattattattattattattattttcatacatataaaaaagaatacTTGTATGCTTTTTATGAACAAAAATTTGTAtgctttatttttcttatcaaggattttttttgttatgtaaataaatattaaaattattttacaacaaatcaaatttatattacaatGTTTTCGCACAATAcaatttaacattaatattgCAATGGGTTatgtttttatgataatataagtgtatgaattaagtttaaaagaataattaaatttcatttacgtttaagttttgtttaatttaatgatatattttatatggtATAGTACTTATACTCAATTGGATCAGTGATCGATTTCTAGGTTTCGCCGTAAATCTAGTTGGTTACTTCCAATTACGTAAATCAATAGTTCAAACTGCACTCAAAGGTAGGACATTTCCCATTTTGATAGAAACTTCTGTACCAGAAACAATGGTATCTCCAATTATAGCCCCTCTGgggtgtaaaatatattttttctcaccATCCCCATAGTGTATGAGACAAATGGATGCATTTCGATTAGGATGAAGAAAGTAAATAAAGTTGGTAGCAGTgcttcactacaagaaaactctcaaataataattaattttagtgacaaaaaattattaattattataatgaccaatttaaatatcaatttataaaataaaaaaaaatattaattactaaaatagtcagtataatgaataaaaaattataattaactgTTAAATTgctcactaattaattaaagattaatttagaaattaattcttttggtagctaaaatcttggtagctaatatttagtgaccaatttataaattaatttctttgataGCCAAAATCATAGTAGctaaattttagtgactaatttgaagaccaattataattttttatttataatagtgactattttagtaaccaataaatttttattttataaattgatatctaaattaatcacaatagtaactaacaatttttggtcactaaaattagttattaataaataattttcttatagtaTTTGGactgaagataaaaaataattacgaAAATAAAACTGTGGTGTGAGTGTAGAAAATGGGGATACCATAAGAAAGTTTCCACTTTTCTTCTTCCAATAAATAAATTCAGTCCATCTTTCTCTTTCTCGtattttcctttcttcttcttttttctcttataaGCTCATCTTAGTTATGGTTTTCTCCTTTCTCCCTTActtttttttccttaccttGTATATggataagatattttaataattccaataaattaaaatacatgatatttaaatttttataattatttttttttcatttcttaaataatttgtttggatgaagcatatcaaatacctcaaattttattttatttttgttaaaataaaacaatttaacttttcttttaagGCAAAATtctattctaaaaatatttcatagcTTGACTCTACACTTTAGCTCGAGTTGACTTAACTTGACTTTTGGCTTAGGCCAACTCATCTCGAGTTGTCTTGACTGTGAGATTGGGATGAGTCTTCTCGAACTTCAACTTGAGTCATCTCATCTCAACTCTAGGCTCGAAACAACATGTCTCAACCTACGACCTAGGATAATTCGACTTGACCTTCGACTTAAACCAACTTATATCAACCTTTATCCTAAACCTAGGAATCACGACCAATGACCTGGACCGACTTGTCTCGACCTTTGGTCCAAGCTAGCATCAGGACTTTTAGTCCAGGATGACTTGTCATGGCCTTTCACTTGGGTTGACTCGTCATGATCTTCGGCCCACGAACACATCCAAACCTTCGCCCCCGAGCCGACTAATTCGTCCTTAACCAAATCAACTCAACATTCGGTATAGGACAAATTAGCTCGAACTTTGACCTGTGGTGACTCATCTTAATCTTTTATATGGGTCAAATTGACTAGACCTTCAACCTAAACCAAATCACTTGGGACAGAATCAGATCAATCTTTGGTCCAAGTCGAGTCGGTTCAACCTTCGGTTCGAGCATAATCAATAAGACCTTTGTTTCGGGCCGAATCAACAAAACCTTCCGGACTAAATTGGCTCGATCTTCTGCCCAAACTGAATTAGCTCGACATTCGGCTCTTCAAA from Vigna unguiculata cultivar IT97K-499-35 chromosome 8, ASM411807v1, whole genome shotgun sequence encodes:
- the LOC114195055 gene encoding uncharacterized protein LOC114195055 — translated: MSQVNSCCSCTCLGNGNRGLSSAGGGWKGLGVTPICRCGDVAVIRTARTTRNAGKKFWGCPNFKRGNQESVGCNYFKWSGEDDIDQRDGVILSQNREICSLEKSIKLYEKWVKCLIGVVGVVVVLNIILVSVLLKSP